The genomic window TGTAAATCAACAGCAAAAAGTGAAGCACTTAATACAAAACTTCCTATAATTATTTTTAACATTTTTCTCTCCTTAATATTAAAACTTAGTACAAAAAATTATAGCACATCTATTAGAAAAATTAATAATGCTTTTTAAATATAGAGTTATATTGTAATATTAGTAAAATAACATCATAAGAAAAACTTGGATATAATCGCGTATATTATAGAAAAAGATAGGATTTTTAATGAGCGAAAAATACGAACCATCACAAGTAGAAGATAGTTTTTATAAGATTTGGGAAGATAGAGGTTATTTTGAAATAGATGGAAATAAGTCTATTCAAGAATCAGATGCAAACGGAAAACAAAAAACATTTTCAATCATGATGCCACCACCAAATGTAACAGGAAGCTTACATATTGGTCATGCCTTGACATTTACATTACAAGATATTATTACAAGATATAAAAGAATGGATGGGTTTAAAACTCTTTGGCAACCAGGAACAGACCACGCAGGAATTGCAACTCAAAATGTTGTTGAAAAACAATTATTAGCAGAAGGTACAACAAAAGAAGAAATCGGAAGAGAAAAATTCCTAGAACGTGCTTGGCTTCAAAAAGAAACATCTGGTGGAAATATAGTTCACCAAATGAGAAAATTAGGTGTTACACCTGCTTGGAAAAGAGAAAGATTTACAATGGATGAGGGATTAAAAGAGGCTGTAAAAGAAGCTTTTATCTCTTTATACAACGAAGGTCATATCACTCAAAATAACTACATGGTAAACTGGTGTACACACGATGGAGCTTTATCAGATATCGAAGTTGAACATGAAGAAGTAAATGGTAAGTTTTATCATATGATTTATAAATTTGCAGATGGAAGTGGTGAACTTCAAGTTGCAACTACTAGACCTGAAACATATTTTGGGGATACAGCTATTATGGTTCATCCTGACGATGAAAGATATAAATCAATCGTTGGAAAAGAAGTATTATTACCACTAACTGAGCGAAAAATCAAAGTTATTACAGATTCACATGTTGATATGGAATTTGGAACAGGTGTAGTAAAAGTAACTCCTGCACATGACCAAAACGACTACGAAGTTGGAAAAAGACACAATTTAGAATTCATCAAAGTATTTGATGAAAAAGGTATTTTAAACGAATATTGTGGAGAGTTTGCTGGACTTGAAAGACTTGAAGCAAGACCAATTATTGTTGCAAAACTTCAAACTGAGGGATATATTGTAAAAATCGAAGAGCATATTCACCAAGTAGGGCATTGTTATAGATGTAAAAATATTGTTGAACCATTTATTTCTCAACAATGGTTTTTAAGTTCTGAAATGGCACAAGAGTCTATTAGAAAAACTAAAGAGACTACAAAAGAAAGAGCTCAAACTGGCGAGCATAATGGAACACTTTTCCACCCAGCACATTGGATAAATTCATATACAGCTTGGATGGATGAGTTAAGACCTTGGTGTATTTCAAGACAACTTTGGTGGGGACATAGAATTCCTGTATTTACTTGTGATGATTGTGGACATCAATGGGCAGACAAAGCTGATGAACCAGAGAAGTGTCCAAAATGTGGAGGAAAACACTATACACAAGACCCAGATGTTTTAGATACTTGGTTCTCATCTGCTTTATGGGCAATGTCACCATTAGGTTGGGGAAATAATGGAAAATTAGAAGAGTTATATAACTCAACAGATGAAGAAGATTTTTATCCAAATTCTTTATTAATCACTGGTTTTGATATTATGTTCTTCTGGGTAGCTAGAATGATGATGATGGGTGAACATTTCAAAAAACAATTACCATTTGAAGATATTTATATGCATGCACTTGTAAGAGATGAACATGGTGCAAAAATGTCAAAATCAAAAGGAAATGTAATTGACCCACTTGACATGGTAAATGAGCATTCTGCTGATATTATTAGATTTACTTTAGCATATTTATGTGTTCAAGGAAGAGATATAAAACTTGGAGCTAAAAACCTAGAGCAATTTAGAAACTTTACAAATAAACTTTATAATGCAAGTAATTTCTTACAGTTAAATGTGGAAACTTTCCCTGATTTAAAAGATATAAAAATCGAAACACCACTTGGACTTTATATGCAAAGTAAATTAAGTGATGCAGTTGACGAACTTAGAAATGCACTTGAAACTTATAAATTTAATGAATCAGCGAGTATTTTATACAAATTCGTATGGAATGAATTCTGCGACTGGGGAATCGAGTATGCAAAAGCTAGTAAAGATTCAGTAATCGAACTTGGAGCAATTTTCAAAGAAACTTTAAAAATGGTAAGTCCATTTATGCCATTTATTTCTGATTATTTATATCACAAATTAAGTGGAACAACACTTGAAGATGGTGATTCATTGATGATTATGAATTTCCCAAAAGAAATAGCAAAAAATCAAGAAATCGAAGATATGTTTGCAATTATTGAAGAAGCAATTACAGCAATCAGAAGAGCAAAAGTTATCATAGATATGGGTAACTCAAAAATCGCAAAAGCATATATAAAAATCAATGTAAATATTGATAACGAAATGGCGAAACCATTTATTGAAAAATTAGCAAAAGTAGAAAACATCGAGTTTGTAACTGCAAAAGTAGAGAACTCAATCACAGATGTAAGTGATAATTTAGAAGTTTATATTCCAAGAGGTGAAATAGATATGGCACCAATTATTTCTAAACTTACTAAACAACAAGAAAAATTAGAAAAAGAGATAGCAAAATTAGCTGGAATGTTAAATAATGAAAGATTTGTAGCAAATGCACCAGCAAATGTTTTAGAAGAAAATAGAGCAGGGTTGGCATCGGCTGAAGATAAATTGGCTAAGGTTGTGGCTGAACTTAAATCTTTGAGTTAAGAAGAGATTTTAGTTAGATTTTTCAAAAGCCCTGTCAGTTTTGATGGGGCTTTTTTTATTTAAATATTTTAAATTATAGTCCAGTTATAAAGGAGATTAAATTTATGAGCCGTAAAAAATTTATTGAAAGTTGTGGAGCAACATGTTCTAATTGGAATTGGAGTTGGTCATTTATTAACAAAGAAAAAAAACAGATAATTTTTGGTGTGTGGACAATTAATATTGAAGATATTTATTGGAAAATATTTAGCTCAACATGGATAAAGAATGAAAAAGGACAAAAAAGTAAAGGATTCAATCAATCAAAAGAACATATAAGACTCATTGAAGAAGAAAATTATGAACTGTATGTATTTAAAATGTTTCATGATTCTAATAACAAAACTGAAATTATAAAGATTAGTAAATTTGAAGCAAATTTGATACAAAAAAGACTTATGAAAAAAGAAGATTCTTGGTATGCAGTTGATATTAATGAACTCTCATTAGCAGAAGAAATATTTGATAATGAAAATCGTTTTTTTGAAGGAGCAAAAGAAACTGTAACTGTTAATAAATATGAACGCAATTTAGACGCAAGAAATAGATGTATAGAAATACATGGCTATTTTTGTAAGGTATGTGGTTTTGATTTTGAAAAATTTTATGGAACATATGGTGCTAAATATATTCATGTTCATCATCTTATCCCTTTATATGAAATTCAAAAAGAGTATAAAGTTTGTCCAGAAAAAGATTTAATACCTGTTTGTGCTAATTGTCATGCTATGATTCATAGAGGGAGAGGAACAATATCTATTGAAGAGCTAAAAGCACATATAAATAAAGAGTATAATATCTTTTTTTCTCCCGTTCCTATCGTCCTCGATGGGAATACACACTAAAACTATTTTCTCTTAAAAAATATAAGGCTCATTACTTCTTCTTACTTTTCTCGTTCCCATCGTCCTCGATGGGAATGCATACTAAAAATATTTCCTCTTAAAAAATGTAAAGCTCTTTACTTCTTCTTACTTTCCCTCGTTCCCATTGTCCTCGATGGGAATGCATACAAAAACTATTTTTTTTTAAAAATATAAAGGTCTGCGTATCTCTTCCTTTGTATGGACAAAGTAAGCAAAACCACCAACGGCTTCGAAGCCCTTTGGGTTCCTTCACTTATTGTTTTATCTTTTCTGTTTTGCTTGTGTTTACACTCTCTTTGAGAAAACTCATAAAAAAATATGCTCCCAGCATATTTATTTACTCAAACAGTTGCAAGCATTTTCGAAAAGAGAAAACAAACGTTTAGCTTCTGTAGATGTTGGAATATGGGATAAGGACATTTACATTTTTTATTTATGCACTTGCAACTTTTCTAAATTCAATTTAAAAAAGATAGTTTGAACTGCAGGAATTTCCAGACTTTGTTGAAGCCGGAAGTTAGATATTTATTTTCGGTTACGCCCGAAACTGTTTGAGCGTTAAGAAATGACCTAAACGGTCATTTTAGCGAGTTTTGCAGGGCAGAAAATAAATATCTAATTGTAGGGTAGCTTTGCCTTCAACAATTTGTCTGGTTGCTTTTTGTCTTACTTTTTACAATTAAAAAGTAAGAAAAGTGAAAACTTTCAAGTTTTCAAGAGAGATAAAACAAACAATATAAATCATTAAATATCCTAAATAAAAAAACAACCAAACCAAAAACATATCATAAGTTTGATTTAAGAGCAAATAGTTAAAATCTTAAAAAATAAAATACTAGGAACAAGACTTGATAACATGTTATTTAAATTATATAATTGATGCAAATAAAATAAAAGAGTTTGAATATTACGCCAAATTATGGATACCTTTAGTAAATAAGTTTGGAGGAACTCACCATGGTTATTTTCTTCCATCAGAGGGAAAAAACAATGTTGCTTTAGCTTTGTTTACATTTCCAAGTTTTGCAACTTATGAAAAATATCGAAATGAATCTTTTGAAGATAAAGAGTGCATAGAAGCATTCAAATATGCAGAAGATACAAAATGTATCATAAGTTATGAGAGAAGTTTTTTTAGACCAGTTTTTAGTTAATTAAGATATAAAAGAGTTGAAATGAGTAATAAATTATTTTGGGAAAATCCCTATCAAACTGAGTTACATACAAAAATTAAATCAATTGTTGATAATAAAGTTGAACTTGAAGAGACAATTTTTTATGCGGAATCAGGCGGACAAGAAAGTGATACTGGAACAATAAATGGTTTTGTTGTAGAAAAAGCAGAAAAATCTGCTAAGTCAATT from Arcobacter venerupis includes these protein-coding regions:
- a CDS encoding valine--tRNA ligase, whose protein sequence is MSEKYEPSQVEDSFYKIWEDRGYFEIDGNKSIQESDANGKQKTFSIMMPPPNVTGSLHIGHALTFTLQDIITRYKRMDGFKTLWQPGTDHAGIATQNVVEKQLLAEGTTKEEIGREKFLERAWLQKETSGGNIVHQMRKLGVTPAWKRERFTMDEGLKEAVKEAFISLYNEGHITQNNYMVNWCTHDGALSDIEVEHEEVNGKFYHMIYKFADGSGELQVATTRPETYFGDTAIMVHPDDERYKSIVGKEVLLPLTERKIKVITDSHVDMEFGTGVVKVTPAHDQNDYEVGKRHNLEFIKVFDEKGILNEYCGEFAGLERLEARPIIVAKLQTEGYIVKIEEHIHQVGHCYRCKNIVEPFISQQWFLSSEMAQESIRKTKETTKERAQTGEHNGTLFHPAHWINSYTAWMDELRPWCISRQLWWGHRIPVFTCDDCGHQWADKADEPEKCPKCGGKHYTQDPDVLDTWFSSALWAMSPLGWGNNGKLEELYNSTDEEDFYPNSLLITGFDIMFFWVARMMMMGEHFKKQLPFEDIYMHALVRDEHGAKMSKSKGNVIDPLDMVNEHSADIIRFTLAYLCVQGRDIKLGAKNLEQFRNFTNKLYNASNFLQLNVETFPDLKDIKIETPLGLYMQSKLSDAVDELRNALETYKFNESASILYKFVWNEFCDWGIEYAKASKDSVIELGAIFKETLKMVSPFMPFISDYLYHKLSGTTLEDGDSLMIMNFPKEIAKNQEIEDMFAIIEEAITAIRRAKVIIDMGNSKIAKAYIKINVNIDNEMAKPFIEKLAKVENIEFVTAKVENSITDVSDNLEVYIPRGEIDMAPIISKLTKQQEKLEKEIAKLAGMLNNERFVANAPANVLEENRAGLASAEDKLAKVVAELKSLS
- a CDS encoding HNH endonuclease, which codes for MSRKKFIESCGATCSNWNWSWSFINKEKKQIIFGVWTINIEDIYWKIFSSTWIKNEKGQKSKGFNQSKEHIRLIEEENYELYVFKMFHDSNNKTEIIKISKFEANLIQKRLMKKEDSWYAVDINELSLAEEIFDNENRFFEGAKETVTVNKYERNLDARNRCIEIHGYFCKVCGFDFEKFYGTYGAKYIHVHHLIPLYEIQKEYKVCPEKDLIPVCANCHAMIHRGRGTISIEELKAHINKEYNIFFSPVPIVLDGNTH
- a CDS encoding NIPSNAP family protein, which codes for MITCYLNYIIDANKIKEFEYYAKLWIPLVNKFGGTHHGYFLPSEGKNNVALALFTFPSFATYEKYRNESFEDKECIEAFKYAEDTKCIISYERSFFRPVFS